The following are encoded in a window of Limibacter armeniacum genomic DNA:
- a CDS encoding NAD(P)/FAD-dependent oxidoreductase, translating into MHIVIIGNGISGITAARHIRKRSNHRITVISAETTHFFSRTALMYIYMGHMTYEQTKPYEDWFWEKNRIELLNKFVDRVDTGHKKLLCSDGSNITYDKLILAVGSKSRKFGWKGENLQHVQGLYSYQDLEAMETASENLKHAVIVGGGLIGIEMAEMFHTRKIPVTMLVREESYWRSVLPKQEAEIVKREIAFFGIEVRYNTELKEILDDGNGKVKGIVTSQGKEIACGFVGLTIGVQPNIDFLQGSGVETDRGILVNEFLETNILDVYAIGDCTQFKIPINDRKPIEQVWYTGRMQGETLAATICGKRTAYQPGPWFNSAKFFHIEYQTYGKAPANMNELQEELYWEHPSGKKCIHIFYEKDTHQLLGINLLGIRYKHEVCNEWLEKRSDMQEVLINLHKANFDPEFFRTYEHKIVELYNKKHPDRAIAYKRKKGWLEKIFG; encoded by the coding sequence ATGCACATCGTCATTATAGGCAATGGTATCTCGGGCATTACTGCCGCCCGCCATATTCGAAAAAGAAGTAATCATCGAATCACCGTTATTTCTGCCGAAACAACACATTTCTTTTCCAGAACTGCGCTCATGTATATTTACATGGGGCATATGACCTATGAGCAGACCAAGCCTTATGAAGATTGGTTTTGGGAGAAAAACAGGATTGAATTGCTCAACAAGTTTGTAGACAGAGTTGACACTGGCCACAAGAAGCTCCTTTGCTCTGACGGCAGCAATATTACCTATGACAAACTCATCTTGGCGGTTGGGTCCAAGTCCAGAAAGTTTGGATGGAAAGGAGAAAACCTACAGCATGTACAAGGACTGTACAGCTATCAGGATCTTGAAGCAATGGAAACAGCTTCTGAAAACTTGAAGCATGCTGTAATTGTTGGCGGAGGTCTGATTGGTATTGAGATGGCTGAGATGTTTCATACCAGAAAAATTCCCGTGACGATGCTGGTAAGAGAAGAGAGCTATTGGCGCTCTGTACTCCCCAAACAGGAAGCCGAGATCGTTAAGCGGGAGATCGCTTTTTTTGGTATAGAAGTCAGGTACAATACAGAACTGAAAGAAATCTTGGATGATGGAAATGGCAAGGTAAAAGGTATTGTAACCAGTCAGGGAAAAGAAATAGCCTGTGGTTTTGTGGGACTTACTATCGGTGTACAGCCTAATATTGACTTCCTGCAAGGTTCTGGAGTAGAAACAGACAGAGGTATCTTGGTCAATGAATTTTTGGAAACCAATATTTTGGATGTCTACGCAATTGGAGATTGTACCCAATTCAAAATTCCTATAAATGATCGAAAACCAATAGAACAGGTTTGGTATACAGGAAGGATGCAGGGAGAAACACTGGCTGCTACCATTTGTGGAAAAAGAACAGCCTACCAACCTGGTCCTTGGTTCAACTCAGCCAAGTTTTTCCATATTGAGTACCAGACCTACGGTAAAGCTCCTGCCAATATGAATGAGCTGCAAGAAGAGCTGTACTGGGAACATCCATCGGGCAAAAAATGCATCCATATTTTCTATGAAAAAGATACCCACCAACTTTTAGGTATCAACCTATTAGGGATAAGGTATAAACACGAGGTTTGTAATGAGTGGCTTGAGAAACGAAGTGATATGCAGGAAGTCCTCATTAACCTGCATAAAGCCAACTTTGATCCTGAGTTTTTCAGAACCTATGAGCATAAAATTGTAGAACTGTACAACAAGAAACATCCTGACAGGGCGATTGCCTATAAGCGTAAAAAAGGGTGGCTTGAAAAAATATTTGGCTAA
- a CDS encoding SpoIIE family protein phosphatase — MFRTIRSKLIFYFLLAGVVPALTVATFSYFYTISIEKEKAAGKLEQIRNASKAVAVDYLNQLQGQVLAAASSDVTPTAFSRLRKAFFSYNRAAALESHDTDVRDYFTQVLAEQLKLPEDKKSAFVDKCVSNDALTLYHQAYLLANQKNKYYNYNALLEQADQQLSGLRQLLQCRDLMLLDFHTGYILYSSRREADLAANIKHGLYASSPLKKVYEKVRDGKQGTVAISDFVAHSPSQNIPVMFVGAPFYQDGKPLGILVAKVEADGLSHRINNGGQWSDAGLGETGETYLFAVNGIRTVPRAWEQGASEFLLSMKVKGASEEMLDRIKQNETPVLSLAVNAEATRMALAGKTGVMFGQNYQQKDVLSAYAPLEANGLKWGIVTEIHKSEAMAGVVAARSYILLMSLAVVVAGAFLAMLIAGLLSTPFAKLMKAIKVAETGNFKLEIKGADETAQVATYINKQQEKIQEQESNIRQQAQQIESEAAAKEAVAQQLTDTKKGLEEKLDEQELHLVRQLKKVSTLSEKLEALRKQLLTNENFAKQQQSTCFPELERVQRNLPNTFVFHRQKDVISQSYYWFEERGTRSFLLVADKLGDGVKGAFMTVTLSQLLYDIVSVNRISTADRILDELHKRLYAVRQVFSDVDPLAVSLCVFDFQKGILEYAGADRPLYYIKDGKLTVINGDEIAAGGDVENGLVRYTNHLVPISRTSTDSFYLSIGGIVDQEGEDGAVFGEQRFQEVLLDIHNLSMAEQQVYLAQVLDEWRQDLSQTSDILLLGVQLP; from the coding sequence ATGTTCAGGACGATCAGAAGCAAATTAATTTTTTATTTTTTGCTGGCAGGAGTAGTACCAGCGTTGACGGTAGCTACTTTTTCATATTTCTATACTATATCAATTGAAAAAGAGAAGGCAGCAGGAAAGCTGGAGCAAATAAGGAATGCTAGCAAAGCAGTAGCCGTAGATTACCTGAATCAGCTTCAGGGACAGGTGTTGGCTGCCGCTTCATCGGATGTGACACCTACAGCATTTTCAAGGCTACGCAAAGCTTTTTTCTCTTACAATAGAGCTGCGGCATTGGAAAGTCATGATACCGATGTAAGAGATTACTTTACACAGGTGTTGGCAGAGCAGTTAAAGTTACCGGAAGACAAGAAAAGTGCTTTTGTTGATAAGTGCGTGTCAAATGATGCCTTGACGCTTTACCATCAGGCATACCTTTTAGCAAATCAGAAAAACAAATACTATAACTATAATGCGCTACTCGAGCAGGCAGATCAGCAGTTAAGCGGACTTCGTCAGCTGCTTCAGTGCCGAGACCTGATGTTGTTGGATTTCCATACTGGATATATACTTTACTCATCCCGTAGAGAGGCAGATTTGGCTGCCAATATCAAACATGGACTGTATGCATCGTCTCCGCTTAAAAAAGTATATGAAAAAGTTCGGGATGGAAAACAAGGGACAGTGGCGATCTCTGATTTTGTAGCACATAGCCCATCTCAAAATATTCCTGTCATGTTTGTAGGAGCACCATTCTATCAGGATGGAAAACCTCTTGGTATATTGGTAGCCAAGGTAGAGGCAGACGGGTTAAGTCACCGAATTAACAATGGAGGACAGTGGAGTGATGCTGGATTAGGAGAAACAGGTGAGACTTATTTGTTTGCTGTAAACGGTATACGTACTGTTCCACGTGCATGGGAACAAGGTGCTTCTGAGTTTTTGCTGAGCATGAAAGTGAAAGGGGCAAGTGAAGAGATGTTGGATAGGATTAAACAGAATGAAACACCTGTATTGAGTTTGGCGGTCAATGCCGAAGCTACCAGAATGGCATTGGCAGGAAAAACAGGCGTTATGTTTGGACAAAACTACCAACAGAAGGATGTGTTGTCAGCGTATGCTCCGCTTGAGGCCAATGGCTTGAAATGGGGAATTGTGACGGAGATACATAAGTCAGAAGCGATGGCAGGTGTTGTGGCTGCTCGAAGTTATATATTATTGATGTCCTTGGCTGTAGTTGTGGCAGGCGCATTTTTAGCCATGCTGATTGCTGGTTTGTTATCCACGCCTTTTGCCAAATTAATGAAAGCCATTAAAGTAGCAGAAACAGGAAACTTCAAGTTGGAAATCAAAGGTGCTGATGAAACAGCTCAGGTAGCAACTTATATTAATAAGCAGCAGGAAAAGATTCAGGAGCAGGAAAGTAATATCCGACAGCAAGCGCAGCAAATCGAGTCTGAAGCTGCTGCAAAGGAAGCTGTAGCGCAACAATTGACGGATACCAAGAAAGGCTTGGAAGAGAAACTGGATGAGCAGGAACTGCACTTGGTTCGACAACTCAAAAAAGTAAGTACACTTTCTGAGAAGCTTGAGGCATTAAGAAAACAGCTCTTGACAAATGAGAATTTTGCTAAGCAGCAGCAGAGTACCTGTTTTCCAGAGTTGGAACGAGTACAACGCAACTTGCCAAATACTTTTGTATTCCATAGGCAAAAGGATGTCATCAGCCAGTCATACTATTGGTTTGAAGAGAGAGGAACACGTTCATTCCTTTTGGTGGCAGATAAATTGGGCGATGGTGTAAAAGGAGCTTTTATGACAGTAACTCTCAGCCAGCTGTTGTATGATATTGTCAGTGTAAATCGTATCTCAACAGCAGACAGGATTTTGGATGAGTTACACAAAAGGCTTTATGCTGTAAGGCAGGTTTTCAGTGATGTGGATCCGCTGGCAGTAAGCCTATGTGTGTTTGACTTTCAGAAAGGGATTCTGGAATATGCAGGCGCTGACCGTCCTCTCTATTATATCAAGGATGGTAAACTGACAGTCATCAATGGAGATGAAATTGCGGCAGGAGGTGATGTGGAGAATGGACTGGTTCGTTATACAAACCACTTGGTGCCTATCAGTAGGACAAGTACCGATAGCTTCTACCTGTCAATAGGAGGGATTGTAGACCAAGAAGGTGAAGATGGTGCTGTATTCGGAGAGCAACGTTTTCAGGAAGTGTTATTGGATATACACAACCTTTCGATGGCTGAACAGCAGGTGTATTTGGCGCAGGTATTGGATGAGTGGAGACAGGATTTGTCACAAACTTCAGATATCCTGCTGTTGGGAGTTCAGCTTCCCTAA
- a CDS encoding S1 family peptidase, with protein MRYFLKPLFVFLFTFVAITAQGQLFKNNIRQYKVQLAGKSADLIDGGGVISADSMNTTFKDKGYGPVTVNLESMKKKKLQPGEIYNHVSEATVIVSSAGRCGEVNDRGTECKRIHTYPASGYVIDSEGIIVTNYHVVNGYVTKYNKISRDVLVVMLKDGTTFPVTEILSADKSNDLAIIKIDPKGVKLPALRVATKDAEIGDPVYIVSHPKGYFYTFSSGMVTDKFSEINAGQYRNLMAISADYAAGSSGAAIIDQFGNVIGTVSYTKTLLHSDDDAKTQMVLKATIPSSCLLKLIKEGN; from the coding sequence ATGAGATACTTTTTGAAGCCACTTTTTGTATTCCTATTCACTTTTGTCGCCATTACAGCACAAGGCCAGCTATTTAAGAATAACATCCGTCAATATAAAGTACAATTGGCAGGCAAATCTGCCGACCTGATCGATGGTGGTGGTGTGATATCGGCAGACTCCATGAACACCACATTTAAAGACAAAGGTTATGGTCCTGTGACTGTTAACCTTGAGTCCATGAAAAAGAAAAAACTGCAACCTGGTGAGATATATAACCATGTTTCTGAAGCCACAGTCATCGTCTCTTCAGCAGGTAGATGTGGTGAAGTAAACGATCGTGGAACGGAGTGTAAACGGATACATACTTACCCAGCTTCCGGCTATGTCATCGATTCAGAAGGGATCATCGTAACCAACTATCACGTAGTGAATGGATACGTTACGAAGTATAATAAAATCTCGAGAGATGTTTTGGTCGTCATGCTTAAGGATGGGACAACCTTTCCAGTGACAGAAATATTAAGTGCCGATAAATCCAATGACTTGGCTATCATCAAAATTGATCCTAAGGGTGTAAAACTTCCAGCATTAAGGGTAGCTACGAAAGACGCTGAAATTGGCGACCCAGTGTATATTGTAAGTCACCCCAAGGGATATTTCTATACATTCTCTTCTGGAATGGTCACTGATAAATTTAGTGAAATCAATGCGGGACAGTACAGAAACCTAATGGCCATTTCTGCAGACTATGCGGCTGGCTCCAGTGGTGCTGCGATCATTGATCAATTTGGCAATGTGATTGGGACCGTTTCTTACACTAAGACTTTGCTACACTCAGATGATGATGCCAAAACTCAGATGGTACTGAAAGCAACGATTCCATCTTCTTGTCTTTTAAAATTAATCAAGGAAGGAAACTAA
- a CDS encoding DinB family protein — MENTDAKKNPAFLEYVLKLNGDIELTEALKLSLERINEIDIDQLKRIGLKTYEKDKWSIHKILQHLIDWERIWCYRAILFARGEGTIPDGLDQEIMGSNSNADELSIEHLINELRIVRQSTILMFESFNKKILDTNCEFFEYEMPLFAIGFTITAHQIHHFNVLKEKYFPLDK, encoded by the coding sequence ATGGAAAACACAGATGCTAAAAAAAATCCAGCATTTCTGGAGTATGTATTAAAGCTAAATGGAGATATTGAACTGACAGAAGCTTTAAAATTAAGTTTAGAAAGAATCAATGAAATTGATATTGATCAGTTGAAGAGAATTGGTTTGAAGACTTATGAAAAAGATAAGTGGAGTATTCATAAAATACTACAACACCTTATAGATTGGGAAAGAATCTGGTGTTACAGAGCGATACTTTTTGCTCGTGGAGAAGGGACTATTCCAGATGGACTTGATCAAGAAATAATGGGTAGTAATTCGAATGCGGATGAACTATCAATTGAACATCTCATCAATGAACTTCGAATTGTACGCCAATCCACCATATTGATGTTTGAATCTTTTAATAAAAAAATACTTGACACAAATTGTGAATTTTTTGAATACGAGATGCCTCTTTTTGCAATTGGCTTTACTATTACAGCACATCAAATACATCATTTCAATGTATTAAAAGAGAAATACTTTCCTTTAGACAAATAA
- a CDS encoding 5-carboxymethyl-2-hydroxymuconate Delta-isomerase → MPHCIVEHSSFINASELNNKVFLGALESNLFEPDGKDIKVRSIAYEHYQTGSEREDFIHITVRILSGRTEEDKLKLSKAIMCQLESLQLVGMSLTVEIVDIERSSYSKRVV, encoded by the coding sequence ATGCCTCATTGTATCGTTGAGCATTCGTCTTTCATTAATGCGAGTGAATTGAACAACAAAGTATTTCTAGGTGCTTTAGAGTCAAATCTATTTGAGCCAGATGGTAAAGATATAAAAGTCCGCAGTATCGCATACGAACATTACCAAACGGGTTCAGAGCGAGAAGACTTTATCCATATTACTGTACGTATACTTTCTGGTCGTACGGAAGAGGATAAACTTAAACTGTCCAAAGCAATTATGTGTCAATTGGAATCTCTTCAATTAGTTGGTATGTCTTTAACTGTAGAGATTGTCGATATAGAGAGAAGTAGTTACTCAAAACGAGTGGTTTAA
- a CDS encoding RNA polymerase sigma factor has protein sequence MENEIEEIVLDQIQEGNMSACRFLVDKYQDYAYNLAYQLLKNREDAEEVAQDSFLKAFNHLSSFNRQAKFSTWLYRIVYNASLSKLRKKQLQQRPLHEASDLPVTGADFGSSLEVLNQEDRNVYLAKALDSLNEPERVLITLFYLQEKSMEEVSGITGLTISNVKVKIHRIRKKLQKQLVTLLKEEAKELL, from the coding sequence ATGGAAAATGAGATAGAAGAAATTGTACTTGACCAAATTCAGGAAGGCAATATGTCGGCTTGTAGGTTTCTGGTAGATAAATATCAGGACTATGCCTACAATTTGGCATATCAGCTGTTGAAAAACCGTGAAGATGCTGAAGAGGTGGCGCAAGATAGCTTCCTAAAGGCATTCAATCATTTGTCCTCCTTTAATCGTCAAGCAAAGTTTTCTACATGGTTATACCGTATTGTGTACAATGCGTCACTATCCAAGCTGCGGAAAAAGCAGTTGCAACAGCGTCCGCTTCATGAAGCTTCTGACTTGCCAGTAACAGGGGCTGATTTTGGCTCATCACTGGAAGTGCTGAATCAGGAAGACAGAAATGTTTATTTGGCAAAAGCATTGGATAGCCTTAATGAACCGGAGCGGGTATTGATTACCTTGTTTTATTTGCAAGAAAAGTCGATGGAGGAGGTGTCAGGTATTACTGGACTTACAATTAGTAATGTCAAGGTGAAAATACACCGAATCCGAAAGAAGCTGCAAAAGCAACTGGTTACTTTACTAAAAGAAGAAGCAAAGGAACTGTTATGA
- a CDS encoding DUF6249 domain-containing protein: protein MEVLITMIVFGTFGGIIYMFISTRHKERMALINQGINPLESKKSGGKLLSRLTLKIGLMLAGVGAGITMGSILHKMHLMYEEPAYFSMILLFGGLSLLFYYNKIKKEEQDEPIDFDDII from the coding sequence ATGGAAGTATTGATAACAATGATTGTGTTCGGAACATTTGGAGGCATTATCTATATGTTTATTTCCACCCGTCACAAAGAGCGAATGGCTCTGATCAATCAAGGCATTAATCCGCTAGAATCGAAGAAGTCAGGAGGAAAGTTGCTTTCAAGACTTACCTTAAAGATTGGACTGATGCTGGCTGGTGTCGGTGCGGGTATCACAATGGGGAGTATACTGCATAAAATGCACCTGATGTATGAAGAGCCTGCTTACTTCTCCATGATATTGCTGTTTGGCGGACTTTCTCTGCTGTTTTACTATAACAAAATCAAAAAGGAAGAACAAGATGAGCCTATTGATTTCGATGATATCATCTAA
- a CDS encoding 3-oxoacid CoA-transferase subunit B, with protein MLDKHGIAKRIAKEVKDGYYVNLGIGIPTLVANYIPEGMDVVLQSENGLLGIGPFPTEENVDPDLINAGKQTVTMLAGSSLFSSAESFAMIRGGHINLTILGAMEVSENGDIANWKVPGKMVKGMGGAMDLVASAENIIVAMQHTDRSGKSKLLKECTLPITGVKCVKKIVTNLAVMEVVPGGGFKILERAPGVSVEEIVAATEGKVIYNGEVPEMKL; from the coding sequence ATGCTGGATAAACATGGAATAGCAAAAAGAATAGCCAAAGAGGTAAAGGATGGCTATTATGTTAACCTTGGTATTGGGATACCTACTTTGGTGGCAAACTATATTCCAGAAGGAATGGATGTGGTACTTCAATCTGAGAATGGACTTTTGGGAATCGGTCCTTTTCCAACTGAAGAAAATGTTGACCCAGACCTAATCAATGCAGGCAAACAAACTGTTACGATGCTTGCAGGCTCCTCGCTTTTTAGTTCAGCGGAGAGTTTTGCCATGATCAGAGGAGGACATATCAACTTAACCATTCTTGGGGCTATGGAAGTATCAGAAAATGGAGATATAGCCAACTGGAAGGTTCCGGGAAAGATGGTAAAAGGAATGGGGGGTGCAATGGATCTTGTAGCCTCAGCCGAAAATATTATTGTTGCTATGCAACATACTGATAGGTCAGGAAAATCAAAACTGCTGAAAGAGTGCACACTTCCTATTACAGGAGTGAAGTGTGTGAAAAAGATCGTAACCAACTTAGCCGTGATGGAAGTTGTACCGGGTGGCGGCTTTAAGATTTTGGAAAGGGCTCCGGGAGTAAGTGTGGAAGAGATTGTAGCTGCTACTGAAGGAAAAGTAATTTATAATGGGGAAGTACCTGAGATGAAACTATAG
- a CDS encoding universal stress protein has translation MKYKRILIACDGSAIDDRLFEFVRFFNRQTDVDHMLYVVQITKSLELPEEVEKKYPGLLAPVDEGLEYRLRQKFEKHLGQENIAFDVIIREGKVAKQLLQIIKEKDIDLIVMGKKKHLKGNGTATHPVSLLAQCSTAYVPETLPTNFSEIVVPVDFSETSKVALEAAVQLGKTFHFKVVCQHVYDVPSGYSSIGKTYEEFAEIMCKNAEHAYEVFTKDINTEGVELVVEMELLDEGQETSDKLCNMALKHPESIMIMGSQGRTKAAAFFFGSNADRILRHEEISLPTFVVKDPSNQIDFFEAIQQL, from the coding sequence ATGAAATATAAAAGAATCTTGATCGCCTGCGATGGCTCCGCAATAGATGACAGGTTATTTGAGTTTGTCAGATTCTTTAACAGACAAACTGATGTAGACCATATGCTGTACGTGGTACAGATCACAAAGTCTCTTGAGTTGCCCGAAGAGGTTGAAAAAAAATACCCTGGACTATTGGCTCCTGTTGATGAAGGGCTTGAGTACAGACTCAGACAAAAGTTTGAGAAGCATCTTGGTCAAGAAAATATTGCTTTTGATGTCATTATCAGAGAGGGCAAAGTTGCCAAGCAACTCCTGCAAATCATCAAGGAGAAAGATATTGACCTGATCGTAATGGGTAAGAAAAAGCACTTAAAGGGCAACGGTACGGCTACACACCCTGTATCTCTACTTGCTCAATGCTCAACGGCATACGTACCTGAAACCCTGCCTACTAATTTCAGCGAGATTGTTGTACCTGTTGATTTCTCTGAAACTTCAAAAGTTGCATTAGAAGCAGCTGTTCAACTGGGTAAAACATTTCATTTCAAAGTTGTTTGTCAACACGTATACGATGTACCATCAGGCTACTCATCTATTGGCAAGACGTATGAGGAATTTGCCGAGATCATGTGTAAAAATGCCGAACATGCATACGAGGTATTCACAAAGGATATCAATACAGAGGGGGTAGAGCTTGTTGTAGAAATGGAGCTTTTGGACGAAGGACAAGAAACTTCGGATAAACTATGCAACATGGCTCTCAAGCATCCTGAAAGCATCATGATCATGGGCTCACAAGGACGCACCAAAGCTGCTGCTTTCTTCTTTGGTAGTAATGCTGACAGAATTCTGAGACATGAAGAAATCAGTTTACCAACTTTTGTGGTAAAAGACCCTTCAAACCAGATTGACTTCTTTGAAGCTATCCAACAGCTATAA
- a CDS encoding aspartate:alanine exchanger family transporter yields the protein MESLLSFLSIDYVALFLIIGVGILLGNLEFKGISFGSSAVIFVAMFYGYYLNAHGVDSFEMPTIINKIGLVLFIFTIGMQAGPSFFETFKSQGAKLIVLAVLAVVTGSVCTYILSIAFDVDFKISVGLLTGALTSTPGLAAAIDASKSPLASIGYGIAYPFGVVGVILFVKFIPKVFGVKIAAAEKEYAESSSTNIPPVINKNFIITNANVDGKTLKEMDVRFMTKANISRIMRPDQESIPPTAETKLHLGDLVKAVGTEEALKKVEILLGHTTEQEIPRSGQHEIRWYVVSRRDIVSKSLGELDLINNYFATVTRVRRAGVDLPARPAVKLRFGDKLLISSTKGNVGGLSELFGDSLKTVETTSFLPVALGIVIGVLVGKVAIPVPGGTTFSLGLTGGVLMAALILSRLGKTGPIIWNLPGSGNQLLRQFGLLLFLTPVGLGAGTKIVATVQEYGLSLFGIGALITLIPMIVVVIVGRLFLKVNFLSILGALTGGMTSTPGLSAVDSMTESEAPQVAYAAVYSFALVAIIICAQVIASL from the coding sequence ATGGAATCACTTCTAAGTTTTTTAAGTATTGACTACGTTGCCCTTTTTCTTATTATCGGAGTGGGTATCCTATTAGGAAATCTAGAGTTTAAAGGAATTTCATTCGGATCCTCAGCCGTAATTTTTGTGGCAATGTTTTATGGCTATTACCTGAATGCACATGGCGTGGATTCATTTGAAATGCCAACCATCATCAATAAGATTGGACTTGTACTTTTCATCTTCACGATTGGTATGCAAGCAGGGCCATCTTTCTTTGAGACATTCAAGTCACAAGGAGCTAAACTTATCGTTTTGGCTGTATTGGCTGTTGTTACCGGGTCGGTTTGTACTTACATCCTATCCATTGCTTTTGATGTAGACTTCAAAATCTCTGTAGGGCTTTTGACAGGTGCATTGACCAGTACACCAGGTCTTGCAGCTGCTATTGATGCTTCCAAATCTCCATTAGCTTCTATTGGATATGGTATCGCCTATCCTTTTGGCGTAGTTGGAGTAATTCTTTTCGTCAAGTTTATCCCAAAAGTATTTGGTGTTAAGATTGCCGCTGCCGAAAAGGAATACGCTGAAAGCTCATCCACCAATATTCCTCCTGTTATCAACAAAAATTTTATCATTACAAATGCCAATGTAGATGGTAAAACCTTGAAGGAAATGGATGTTCGCTTTATGACTAAAGCCAATATTTCCAGAATTATGCGACCTGATCAAGAATCCATTCCTCCTACAGCCGAAACCAAGCTTCACTTAGGAGATCTTGTAAAGGCTGTTGGTACAGAAGAAGCGCTCAAGAAGGTAGAAATCCTGTTAGGTCATACTACAGAGCAGGAAATACCTAGAAGTGGGCAACATGAAATTAGGTGGTATGTTGTCTCTCGCAGGGATATTGTCAGCAAATCACTTGGTGAATTAGACCTGATCAATAACTACTTTGCAACAGTGACACGTGTTCGACGTGCCGGTGTGGATCTTCCTGCAAGACCCGCTGTAAAACTGCGTTTTGGTGATAAGCTATTAATTTCATCCACAAAAGGTAACGTCGGAGGGCTTTCTGAGCTATTTGGTGACAGTCTTAAGACCGTAGAAACGACCAGCTTTTTGCCGGTTGCCCTTGGTATTGTGATTGGAGTATTGGTTGGAAAAGTTGCCATTCCAGTTCCAGGCGGGACTACCTTCTCACTAGGTTTGACAGGTGGTGTCCTGATGGCTGCACTTATACTCAGCAGACTTGGCAAAACAGGACCGATCATTTGGAACTTGCCTGGTTCAGGAAACCAGTTGCTTCGTCAGTTTGGACTATTGCTGTTCCTGACGCCTGTTGGACTAGGAGCCGGCACAAAAATAGTAGCTACCGTTCAAGAATATGGGCTCTCCTTATTTGGGATTGGTGCCTTGATTACCCTAATTCCAATGATTGTTGTCGTAATTGTAGGAAGGCTGTTCCTGAAAGTCAATTTCCTTTCAATTCTTGGTGCACTTACGGGTGGTATGACCAGTACACCTGGCTTAAGTGCTGTTGACTCCATGACAGAAAGCGAAGCGCCTCAAGTAGCCTATGCTGCTGTCTATTCTTTTGCACTAGTAGCCATTATTATTTGTGCCCAAGTAATTGCCAGTCTTTAG
- a CDS encoding aminotransferase class V-fold PLP-dependent enzyme, with amino-acid sequence MTSRKYFLTPGPSELYFTVPDHMQAAMRDGIGSISHRSSQFQEIFSHTVNQLKQLLNVPENFQIAFTGSATEVWQLLIQNCTASQTYHLVNGSFSSRFYEFSSQLGRNAIKHEVPFGEGFDINAVDVPEGTEMICVTQNETSSGVMLPVEDIYTLREKYPEMLISVDAVSSVPYLDIDFSKIDSLFFSVQKGMGLPAGLGVWIFNERCIERCKQLTDAGKVIGAYHNIPELVKNSEKSQTQATPNVIGIYILGKVAEDMLRKGLETIRQETAYKASTLYGLLENHPKFKPFVVNPAHRSKTVIVADLLEGLTSDKVINAMAEHGLEIGKGYGQHKATQVRIANFPTSSKEIIFKLADLLEKL; translated from the coding sequence ATGACGAGCAGAAAATACTTTCTGACACCAGGGCCTAGCGAACTTTACTTTACAGTTCCTGACCATATGCAAGCCGCTATGCGAGATGGAATAGGCTCTATTTCTCACAGAAGCAGTCAGTTTCAAGAGATTTTCTCCCACACAGTCAATCAACTGAAACAACTCCTGAATGTACCCGAAAATTTCCAAATTGCTTTTACAGGTTCTGCTACTGAGGTTTGGCAGCTACTAATCCAAAACTGTACAGCTTCCCAAACTTACCATTTGGTAAATGGATCATTCTCTTCAAGGTTTTATGAATTTTCATCCCAACTGGGCAGAAATGCAATTAAACATGAAGTCCCTTTTGGAGAGGGGTTTGACATTAACGCTGTAGACGTTCCGGAAGGAACTGAAATGATCTGCGTAACACAAAATGAAACTAGCTCAGGTGTAATGCTTCCTGTTGAGGACATTTATACGCTTCGTGAAAAGTACCCTGAAATGTTGATTTCTGTGGATGCAGTATCATCAGTACCATATCTTGACATTGACTTCAGTAAGATAGACTCCCTGTTCTTTTCGGTACAAAAAGGGATGGGACTACCTGCCGGACTAGGAGTTTGGATCTTCAATGAAAGGTGCATTGAGCGTTGCAAGCAACTGACAGACGCAGGAAAAGTAATTGGTGCTTACCACAACATCCCTGAGCTTGTAAAGAACTCAGAAAAAAGTCAGACACAAGCTACACCAAACGTAATCGGCATCTATATACTTGGAAAAGTAGCAGAAGATATGCTAAGAAAAGGTTTAGAGACAATCAGACAAGAAACTGCTTACAAGGCATCTACATTGTATGGTCTTTTGGAAAATCATCCAAAATTTAAACCTTTTGTGGTAAACCCTGCTCACAGATCCAAAACTGTGATTGTTGCAGATTTGTTGGAAGGACTGACGTCTGATAAAGTAATCAACGCCATGGCTGAGCATGGACTAGAAATCGGAAAAGGATACGGTCAGCATAAAGCCACTCAGGTTAGAATTGCCAACTTCCCGACAAGTTCCAAGGAGATTATATTCAAATTGGCTGACTTGCTGGAAAAGCTTTAA